TGGCCTTTAACAGTGGAATCAGCCGCAGACTCTACAGCACGGCCTATCATTTCATGGGCCATATTCAGGGCGGTCTGGCTATGGCTACTGTTGCTGCCTGCACAGCTTTCGGCTCGGTATGCGGCTCCAGTCCGGCTACAGCCGCGACCATGGCAACAGTAGGTATCCCGGAAATGAAACGTTACGGCTACTCCAACTCCCTTGCAGCGGGTTCTGTTGCATCCGGCGGCGGACTCGGCATGATCATGCCGCCCAGCATCGTACTGATTGTTTACGGAATCCTTACTGAACAATCCATCGGTGAACTGTTCATGGCTGGGATATTGCCATCGGTAGTGCTGACCATCCTGTTCATCATCGCCATTGCGTTGGTCTGTCACCGCGATCCCAGTCTCGGACCCAAGGGTGAAAAATTTCCCTTGAGTGCCAAACTGAGATCTCTCATGGGACTTATCGATACCATCGCTGTGTTCGCCCTTGTAATCGGCGGCATGTTCTTCGGTTTCTTCACTCCCAATGAATCAGCAGCAGTAGGTGTGCTGGGAATTCTCATTTTGGGTATCATCAAACGCCAGCTAACTTGGCAGGCCTTTGTTAATTCGCTCTATGAAACCCTGCGCACTTCGGTGATGGTGCTTTTCCTCGTGGCCGGGGCATTGATTTTCGGTAAATTTCTGGCAGTGACCCGCATTCCGTTCAATGTGGCCGAATGGACCGCATCATTCGACCTGCATCCGCTGATCATCGTCTCCATGATTCTCATCGTCTACTTTATCGGCGGCTGCATCATGGACGCGCTGGCCCTGATAATGCTGACCATCCCAGTCTTCTACCCGGTAATCACCACACTGGGCTTCGATCCCATCTGGTTCGGAGTCATCATCGTGCTGGTCACCCAGATCGGGGTCATCACCCCGCCGGTGGGCATAAATGTCTACGTGGTCTACGGCATGGCCCAGAAATTCGCCCCGGATATCACGCTGGAAGATATCTTCAAGGGAACCATGCCCTTCCTGCTGGCAATTCTTGTGGGGATTGTGCTTTTTGCCATCTTCCCGCAGATTATTTTGTATCTGCCGCAGGCTATGTATTAGAGCTGGATAGACTGACAAACAATTAAAGCCGCCGCATTTTAAAATGCGGCGGCTTTTTAGCGTTGTAATAAGCTACTCTTTAACCAAATATCCGGCAGGAGCATTGGTCCACGGTAAAGTTTTAATCTTTACTCCGGGCTTGTCCGCAAAAAACTCATCCACAGCCTTGGTCTCACCGGGCCATTGCTGAATTCCATATTCATCGAACAACATGACTCCTCCCCTGCTGAGCAAAGGCCAAAAAGCCTCAAGGGCCGCCTTTGTCGGGGCATACAAGTCACAATCAAAATGGATTAAAGAAAAACGCACACCGGGATTATCTTCGACAAATTGCTTGCAACTCTCCTCAATCTGCCCTTCAACAAGCTTGATTCGAGGCTTTTGAGGTATAAACCGATCATCATCGAATAGCTTAATCGCATCCAGAAGTTCCTGATAATGATCTTTCGGAGAAAATCCGCCGATCATCTTATTGGAATCTTCCACGCTCTTACCGTCTTCAGGTGAAAAAGCCGTAAATCCTTCCCAGTTATCAAAACCCCAAACAGTCTTGGTTCTATCGCCAATACAATATGATTCCAGCAGGTTCGCCCATGTAAAAAGGCCCATTCCCCTGAACACACCAAGTTCAGCAATGTCGCCGGGAACATCAAGAGTCATCTGGAATAATTCTGAATGAGCCAGAAATCTTTTGATCCACTGCCTGCGCCCTAAAACCATCCAATGCTTGGCTGCATCAAGAGGAGAAAAATCATGCTTCTCGCAATGATCTGCAATCTGTTGTTCAACCTCACTGTCACTCAAAGATTTGGCAAATCCATCAAATTTATCTGTCATTTCATACCTTGAGATCAAAAAGTTTATAAGCGTCAAGAGGCTTTTCGCGCTCAACGTTAGGGGCTACATATTTATCAAAAAATTCGTCATCTTCGCCCAGAAGGCAACAAGGATGAGTCCCTTGAAACCATTTGCTGGTCAGCAGGGCTGCACGGGCGTCAGCCAGCGAGGTATCTTTAATATTACCCAAAGTATACTGGCAAAAATTGCAAGGAAAAATCTCGCCACAGGCGCTGACTGCCATAAAATTCTGTCCGGCAGGACAGTAGTCTGTACCATTACAGTCATATACATCACGGCCGATATGTCTTTGACCGTTTGGAAGCATCCCTCTGGTTTCAAAAATTTCCTTTAAATGAGCAGCTTCATTCGGGGTAATACGGATGTCCCTGATTCCATCCCATCTGCCAACAGGCATGGCAACCTGAACTTCAACCCGGACCTGTAATTCTTTCCCTATCTCCAAAACTTTTTTAAAACTTTCCTGCTCAATGGTTTTATGCGAAACCACTGTAGATACAGCTGAATGGAGGCCTTCGGCTGTAGTATTCTTCACCGCTTCAATAACCCTTTCAAATGATCCAAGCATTCTGTTGGAATCATGCTCCTCCGCAAAACCGGAATCAAGGCTATAGCTCACTTTATCAACATCCAAGGCTTTAAGCTCCCTGATTGCAGCACGATCCATCGCCCAGCCGTTGGAAACAACATTAATATATGTCTCCTTGGGGTGAATCATTTCTATAATGCTCTT
This Desulfovibrio sp. JC022 DNA region includes the following protein-coding sequences:
- a CDS encoding TRAP transporter large permease; amino-acid sequence: MEPTTLGIIGIFVMLALLMTRMPVAYVMTLVGFGGFSMLISVKGGMNLLSRSFYDTFSSYSLSTIPLFILMGQLAFNSGISRRLYSTAYHFMGHIQGGLAMATVAACTAFGSVCGSSPATAATMATVGIPEMKRYGYSNSLAAGSVASGGGLGMIMPPSIVLIVYGILTEQSIGELFMAGILPSVVLTILFIIAIALVCHRDPSLGPKGEKFPLSAKLRSLMGLIDTIAVFALVIGGMFFGFFTPNESAAVGVLGILILGIIKRQLTWQAFVNSLYETLRTSVMVLFLVAGALIFGKFLAVTRIPFNVAEWTASFDLHPLIIVSMILIVYFIGGCIMDALALIMLTIPVFYPVITTLGFDPIWFGVIIVLVTQIGVITPPVGINVYVVYGMAQKFAPDITLEDIFKGTMPFLLAILVGIVLFAIFPQIILYLPQAMY
- a CDS encoding TylF/MycF/NovP-related O-methyltransferase; translated protein: MTDKFDGFAKSLSDSEVEQQIADHCEKHDFSPLDAAKHWMVLGRRQWIKRFLAHSELFQMTLDVPGDIAELGVFRGMGLFTWANLLESYCIGDRTKTVWGFDNWEGFTAFSPEDGKSVEDSNKMIGGFSPKDHYQELLDAIKLFDDDRFIPQKPRIKLVEGQIEESCKQFVEDNPGVRFSLIHFDCDLYAPTKAALEAFWPLLSRGGVMLFDEYGIQQWPGETKAVDEFFADKPGVKIKTLPWTNAPAGYLVKE
- a CDS encoding radical SAM/SPASM domain-containing protein, whose protein sequence is MFQDKYLLHERQAHNSPEKLRTIALDVTNRCNMSCSHCYASVFKHQPDVDLDFLRRFTQEAYELGVFHYVLQGGEAILEFDRLKSIIEMIHPKETYINVVSNGWAMDRAAIRELKALDVDKVSYSLDSGFAEEHDSNRMLGSFERVIEAVKNTTAEGLHSAVSTVVSHKTIEQESFKKVLEIGKELQVRVEVQVAMPVGRWDGIRDIRITPNEAAHLKEIFETRGMLPNGQRHIGRDVYDCNGTDYCPAGQNFMAVSACGEIFPCNFCQYTLGNIKDTSLADARAALLTSKWFQGTHPCCLLGEDDEFFDKYVAPNVEREKPLDAYKLFDLKV